A region of Candidatus Omnitrophota bacterium DNA encodes the following proteins:
- a CDS encoding TrpB-like pyridoxal phosphate-dependent enzyme, translating to MDKDRVILSLNDIPKAWYNIAPDLPEQLPPPLNPGTGKPLGPADLAPIFPMALIEQEMSQQRWIDIPDEVLDVYKIYRPTPLKRAVRLEKALKTNCRIYYKDESVSPAGSHKLNTAIAQAYYNKKEGVKRISTETGAGQWGSALSFACNILGLKCTVYMVKASYYQKPYRKSLMRVWGAEIFPSPTMKTNSGKAALADDPETPGSLGIAISEAVEDAATHEDTKYSLGSVLNHVLTHQSVIGLETKKQLEMIGEKPDTMIACVGGGSNFAGFAFPFVPDKLKGKDIRFIAVEPTACPTLTKGEYLYDFGDTGKLTPLVKMYTLGHSFVPAGIHAGGLRYHGMAPEVSLLAKKKVIEARAYSQNPVFEAAVMWARIEGFLPAPETAHAIRCVIDEAKKNDGKCIVFNYSGHGHFDLSAYDAYLDGKLEDYEHPEEKIKEAIKKIPGIGNE from the coding sequence ATGGACAAGGACAGAGTTATTTTGTCGTTGAATGACATCCCAAAAGCCTGGTATAACATCGCGCCTGACCTGCCCGAACAATTGCCGCCGCCGTTGAATCCCGGGACCGGGAAACCGCTCGGGCCGGCCGACCTGGCGCCGATATTCCCGATGGCCCTGATAGAGCAGGAGATGAGCCAGCAGCGCTGGATAGATATCCCTGACGAAGTCCTTGACGTATATAAAATTTACAGGCCGACGCCGCTTAAAAGGGCGGTCCGCCTCGAGAAGGCCCTCAAGACGAATTGCCGCATTTATTATAAGGATGAAAGCGTATCGCCGGCCGGCAGCCACAAATTGAACACGGCCATCGCCCAGGCATATTACAATAAAAAAGAGGGCGTAAAGCGCATATCGACCGAGACAGGCGCGGGACAGTGGGGTTCGGCGCTATCGTTCGCCTGCAACATCCTCGGCCTGAAATGCACGGTCTATATGGTCAAAGCCAGTTATTACCAGAAGCCTTACCGCAAGTCTTTGATGCGCGTCTGGGGCGCGGAGATATTCCCGTCGCCGACAATGAAGACGAATTCCGGAAAAGCGGCTTTGGCCGACGACCCGGAGACACCGGGCAGTTTGGGTATCGCGATCTCCGAAGCCGTCGAGGACGCGGCCACACATGAAGACACAAAATATTCCCTCGGCAGCGTATTGAACCACGTGCTTACGCACCAGTCTGTCATCGGGCTTGAGACGAAGAAGCAGCTCGAGATGATAGGCGAGAAACCGGACACGATGATAGCGTGCGTCGGCGGCGGCAGCAATTTCGCCGGCTTCGCGTTCCCGTTCGTGCCTGATAAATTAAAGGGGAAGGATATAAGGTTTATCGCGGTCGAGCCGACCGCCTGCCCGACGTTAACGAAGGGCGAGTACCTGTATGATTTCGGAGATACCGGGAAGCTTACGCCGCTGGTGAAGATGTATACGCTGGGCCACAGTTTCGTGCCGGCCGGGATACACGCCGGCGGGTTGAGGTATCACGGCATGGCGCCCGAGGTATCGCTGTTGGCGAAGAAGAAAGTGATAGAGGCACGGGCATATTCGCAGAACCCGGTCTTCGAGGCGGCTGTGATGTGGGCGAGGATAGAAGGGTTCCTGCCCGCGCCTGAGACGGCGCACGCGATACGCTGCGTCATCGACGAGGCGAAGAAGAACGACGGCAAATGCATCGTCTTCAATTACAGCGGCCACGGCCATTTCGACCTCTCCGCCTACGACGCCTACCTCGACGGCAAGCTCGAGGACTACGAGCATCCCGAAGAGAAGATCAAAGAGGCGATCAAGAAAATACCGGGGATCGGCAACGAATGA